In the genome of Candida albicans SC5314 chromosome 6, complete sequence, the window CAGGAGAGTTGGACtataaattttcaaatttaagAGTTTGGGgattatgatgatgatgattataccagaaaaaaaatatacgATTCGCTTATTCTTCGATTTTCCTTGCAATTACTAAAAGTAACAGCCAAACTTTGTTAGCAGAGTGTTTGATAGTTCGGATCTTTGAGATGGCTTAGTtataaaaacaatataCTGGGGCTCATGTGGGAATTAGCttaattatttctttataaaaataaaaattacaaTAAACAATTCTTCGAGGAACATTTTTAAGGGGAACCAAATCCCAAACCAAACACAATTGGCTGATTCAAAACTTATAAAACCAAACATGTATTCAAACTATAAAGTTTCATATAACAACTCTCTCAATCTGTATTCTTCATTAGCATCCTCGATTTCTTGCCAATTACCAATATAATCATCTCCTCTGACAACACCTGGTAAAGTCTTACCATTAGCTTGTCTTTTCCAAATCTTTTTAGCTTCTTCATCAGTTCCCAAATCACGATACTCAAATTTGATTCCATTACCTTGTAAAATAGCCgccaaattatttgatctAAGTATGACTTGCATACCACCGGCTAATGAAGTGAAAATATAAACTGGTTGTGATTCAAGATGTTTACGGATTTCTTCTGGCGAAATATCCAAATCatccaaatcatcatcatcagcaaCTGCGGGCTTCGGTTTTTCAGTTTCCAAAACTTCaggttttgttgtttctttggTAGTTGAAGAAACAGCCTGTTCAACATCTTTAGATTTTTCTGTGGCGACGTCATCTTTGGTTTCGACaacttctttctttttaatatcTAAAGGTTGCTCTTCagatttttccaattcctCTACTTCTGATTTCAAAGTGGTAGTATCTTTCTCTGAATCCTCTACTTTAGTGCCAACTGgtaattcttctttagtTGTTTCATCtgtttctttctcttcAGTTTCCTTTGATGACTTTTCCACAATATCCAGAGGTGGTTGTTCGCTGGCAGCTTTTTCTTCGTCATCCGCAGCTTTCTTAGCTTCTTTTGATTCAACATCTAAAATTGGcttttcatcatctttttttacACTACTTTCAAGAACATCTTCTTGAACAGTTTTCTcggattttttttccttgaTATTCAAAGGTGCCTCCTCTTCAGTTGTAATACcttctttttccaattcttttttatcAACTAAATCATAATCGTCTTCATTGACCAAAGCACCTTCTTCAGCTAGAACATCAGTATTGGCatcatctttttcattaCTTTGATGTTTTGCTTTTTCgatatcttcatcaataagTTCCTCATGAGTAATTGGTTTATCGGAAGCTTTTTCGACCTtagtttcttttgattctttcAAATCTGTTTCATCGTTGTCATCAACTTTTTTGGACTCTTCTACTgagatttctttttcggtATCGAACTCTTTTAGTTTTTCAACACCCGATTCTTTACTCTCTTCACTTTTCTCTGAGGTCTTCGTTTCTAATTCTTTCGTTTTGTCAACACTTTTAGGTTCTGCGACAAACTTTTCCTTCTCACTATCTTTCGTGTCAGTTGATTTTGTATCCAGGGTTAATGTATTGTCTCCAATGTGTAAAACCTCTTCTACCATGGTatccaattgttcaataGTAGAATATGGATCATCACTGATCAAAGCGCCTTCTCTAACCAATGCATCAGTACTTGAATCATTCTTCTCATCTTTTCCAACTACTGAACTTGCATTTCTTGCTGCAGAACGAGAACGAGAAATTGAACGAAGATAATTGGTGGCAGAAGCAGAACGAGCAGTATAGAAATTGTCTGACAAGGGGATTTCCTTCTTTGGTGTATCAACTTCAAAATTAGTATAATCACCAGTAGTTACTAATGAAGGATCTCTAGTCAATGGGGTATCAGCTTCAAATGCTGGATCGGCAGCTTTACCTAATGCCTCGGCTTTGGCTTCGGCAGCAGCAATAGATTCACCCATAGTTGGTTTCGATTGTCTTGAACGTCTTTCATCtggttcttcttcttctttggcTTCATCAACTTCCTGAGCTAAATCAGCTGGTAATTCATATTTAGAAGGTTCTTCTTCATGAGTACTCTTGTAAGAGTCACCACGAGCCAAATGAGGTTTCCTTGAACCAGTTGAATTTCTTGAGGAAGATCTATCTCTGGTTGTAGATGTTGGATTAGCTGACCTTGATCTGGATCTTGGTCTTTCAGtatgaaaaaaaggagTATGTAATCCACCTTCTAATCTTTGTTGCTGCGCTGGAGAAAGCAAAGTAGGCTGTGATGATGTAGCAGAGACcacttcttcatcttttcTAAATTTGGAATTGAAACTAGAATTGGAATTTGGTAATTTTTGCAAGTCATAAGATTGGACGTGGTCTATCAATTCTTTGTGATCTTTAATATCGTGTTCTAATTGAAATTCAGATAAGTTAGGGGTTGAATAATCTTCTTGTTTGTAGAAGGAAGAGGCAGCAGTTTTACCTCCAACATTATCAGTAGCAGTATCTTCAGTACTACTAATTTCAGGTTCTGATTCAATTACCGAAGATTCAGTTTCAGAAGATTTTTCATCAGAAGAAGATTTCTGAGGGGAAGATTCTGCAACTTGTGCTTTCTTGTCCTCTTTCTGGGTTTTCAAaacttcaacttcatcaCCTTTAGTGCTTGTAACATCATCGGTTTCTTCCAGAGCAACCTTTTTTTCGGGTGTATATTGAGCATCAGTCTTGACACTACCATCCTGGTCTAAAAACTTGTCAAAATCAGCTTCTGATCCTAACAAAGCCCCTTCATTGATCAAATCATCCAAAGATGCGGTAATTGCTGAATTCAATTTCGAAtatcttttcaatttgttgatatctTTGGAAGATTTGTATTTTTCTGGGTGGATATAATTCTTGTGAGTGGAATCGTCGGCTGATCTAATGGAAGATCCAACCAAAGATGGAGAATCAGATTGTTCTGCTTTTTCTAAACGCTCTTCAATGTCcatatttttaaaaaaaaattaaataagtaaaatataatgataAGTAATCAGTAATTCAATTGAGATTTgagttttttcaattcttaaAACTTAACTTTCTTAtatcaaaagaaagatcaaaaaaaaaaagatagtTGAATAAAGTGTTTGAATCAgttgttgataaagaaGACGACGcctagaaaaaaaaaaacaaagtaGTGCGACAAATTGAGGTGGCCACAACacaaatttaaaacaaaaaagcaaaaactTCATTAATCTGTTGAGAATGAAACCGATACTTGAATAATAAGCTTAAAAAAGTAAGTGTTTTTGAGTTGTTTACAACGGTAGAAAATTTCTCATTTGACAGTGAAGAAGTACATGTTTAGAGTTAAAGAatgaaattcaatataattgttcaattgagTGAATAAAATTCTCTTGcggtattttttttagtacTTTTGGCTTATACAGTTTTGGTCTAGTttcatatttcaaaattgaattataaattgttgAGCTTTTATAGGTAAGAGAGCCAACTAGACTGAGAGGGGAGGAAGTTAGAGCAATGAAGACAGCAAGAAATCTCAAAATAAGCAAATTAATGTAcgaaattgattgattgttttattttatttcacTCTACAGGATTTTTGTGTAGCAGATTTCGTACCTAAGGAGGGTGTGTTGGTATTGGTAGCATTAACGGGTATTAGCAACTACAATATATTACTTGCCATTGCTGTTAAACTCTCAATTCGTTACTTTCATAAATAGTAGAATTGAAAAGGGAATCGAGTatacttcttggtgttgaaTTTGTCAATGGCGGTTTTGAAATATGGGGTAACTGGAGAAATGTTATTTGTAGCTCAAAATTATGTTTACAAAATAGATCAACTCTTCAACTACATGCATAGCTACTCTCATTCCAAAAATGTCTCTTATGCCCTCTCATGGTTGAGGAATCCAACTCAATTGTAAAAATAGGGCGTTACATTATATATGCTGCATTGATATCAGTATTCAAAAATGCGATTACCAATTTAAGAAATTCTATTGGTCAGTTTATTTGCACACGCAAAATATCTTTGGCATTGTTAGTActttgaattattttgcAACACTTTACAAACATGATCTATTAAATCACAATTCGGAACTTGTCAGTTACAACTTGTTACCAAGATTTACATTGGGCCAACTCAAACCCTAGGTTTTATCCTGTGCTTTCTTTGGAACATActagaaagaaaaaaaaaaataagtcTTAACAATGGTCATACACGGAACTCGATTTTCGCCCGAAATAGTAATAACCGTTTCTCTTCCGCTCGTCAATAACCTGGTTTCACCGAACATTGATTCTTCAAAGTGTTGATTTGACTAAACTAGCATATCATTACAGTCATTCAAATACTTTTTACTCTTCTAGTACAGTTACATCAGGGTATGGCTTGGTTATGACGAGCTACTGGAGGGTTCTAATACCCGGGATATCCTGCATATACCGTTAACACGTTTGCCACTAAGTGAGAATTTTTcgaatttttttcttttctccCTCAGTACTTAACTATATATAAGTAGTAGATCTGTAAACGTTTTCACATCTTAGTTATAATCCCATTTGTTAATCAACTTTATAGaatacaacaataattaatcATGCCTAGACAAAGAAGATCAGCTCCAGCTCCAAGACAACAAACTAGATCAGCTCATACTGCTGCTGCTCCAGCTCACCATGCTCCACCACAATCTTACCCATCTGCTCATCCAGCTCAACCAGTGCAAACTCAATCCAGCCAACCAGGTTTGTTTGGACAAATGGCTTCTACCGCTGCTGGTGTAGCTGTTGGTTCTACTATTGGTCATACTTTGGGTGCTGGTATCACTGGGTTGTTTGGTggttcttcatcatctgCTCCAGTTGAAGCTGCtcctcaacaacaacaagttgCCGcttaccaacaacaacaaactcAAGAACAAGCTAAACATTGTGATGCCGATGCTAGAAATTTTACTAGATGTTTAGAAGACAATGGTGGTAACATGCAAATTTGTGATTACTATttgcaacaattgaaaGCTTGTCAAGAAGCTTCAAGACAATATTAGAAAGTGTTTTCCAAAGgattttaaaaacaatCTTGTATGTAGatgaattataaataaaagCCATCGATGAAATGGTAGATATATAGTgcaaaaaatgaaaagtaTAAgttatatatacatattcaaaaatagaagaatatttatttatttattgaattatttatcCAAGATTCACATTAATGATTATACTCTATAAATCTCAACTTATTTCTTCGAAGTAGATgaatagtaatagtaacCAGCACCACCTAAACCTAACAAGGCAAAGATTCCTAACCCAGCACCACTTGATtcctttttgatttcaccTTGATAAGTCAAATTATCATGttcaatatcttcaacAACAGGACTTTGTTTATCAACCGATTCCGTTTTATGATCGACTTCACCTTCACTTAAATTAACCACATTACCAGAATTGATATTtggattaattgatgattgaACGTATTTATCATGATTGGCCGATTTCTTTGGTTTAGTAGAAgtagtagaagaagaaacattaatatttgattttggtgtAGAAACATCAATTGGAGCACTACCGGTATCTTCTTTTAATACTGGTTCAGCAGCAACACTTTCACCTCCATGTACTACTTTAGCATCATTAGCTTCAACTTTAATTGAAGAGTTACTTTCTTTAGCAAATAATTCTCTTTCCACGGATTTGGCTTTTTCATGAGCAATATCTTGTTTAACGGCTTCTTTAGTCAATGGAGGAACTTTTGGTTCTGAAGTTTTAGGAATGAAATCATATTTGAATTCccattcattaattgatgtTTGTGAAGGTAATCTAtatgaatcaattgttgatgaatcaCCTTTAGCTAAAATTCTTGATGAAGAATGAACCAAtcttgtggtggtggttgttcTTGAagcaacaattgaattgagtttaattgatttaattgaatttctaATCATATTGAAGTGGATATATAAATGGAATTGTTAGGAGGGGGGTTAGATAAGAATAAATaagataaatataattataagatagcaaaaaaattgaaagaaaggaaaaaaaaaccaatgtaattgaaaaacaggaaaaagaaaaaaataaattgtgGATAGTtgtgaaattgaaaatcgATGATCGGATATGAGGAAATGTAATAACCAgacaaaccaaaaaagagATTGAAGAGAAGAGAGTAACTATAGAAGAATATAAAATGTGACTAGATTTTAACTATTTAATTGGCTAATATTAGTGAACTATAAAATGACGaaacaattttaataaagaTTCCACGAATTAGATTGCTGGCCCCGAAATAAATTACATTGATATGAAATTTGAATGGTCATAAATTGTCGACACAAAATAGTGAAGAATGGTGGAGGAACAAGGCGGGGCGGGGGGACGGAAACAAAAGAACAACTGGAATAGAACAAAAGACATAAGGGATTCAATGACTAAATAGTGGTAGTGCGAATCAGTCCAACAATTAATGCCTGGTTACgtaatcaaaaaaagataagCTCAAAACTATTACAGCGGGACCAGAAATGCTTCGAAGTATCTATTAATTCTATAAATGCTGATAAACATGATAAGTTATTTACATCTAACATTATGACTAGCCCTATAccccttcttcttctttatcatcttttgatttatcatttaataaatcttcAAGATATAAACTAGGTGCACGTACAACTCTTTTCGGAGGTGGTGGAGCCAATTTCCCATTTTCCAAATATGATCCATTAATAGTAGACCCATTAATTGAAGACTCATTCCCATCTACTGTGGTTGATGTAGTGGTGATTCTACTTTTCTCATCAAACGCTGTAGAAACAATCGTGCTactatcattattatatcTCAATATCAATGATGCCAGAGAAGTACTATGTTGTTTCTGATATAATGGCAATTCAAAAGTTTTAAGATCCATAGTGGGACTAATGAACATTGAATTTCTTGAAGGTTTATTTGTCATCAttggtttattatttcCTAAAACACTATCACGATAAGAACGACCTTGATtagatgatgttgatgaacTTGATAAATCAGTGGTGTtgttattactattactgAGATctaaaattgatgaatttcTTGAATAAGGAGTACctttttgattcaatatttCCGTTAAATTGGTATAAtaagtttctttttcattcatGGCTTGTCGATTATATTTAAAATGAGCAGTTATTCGATATAATATAATCAGTAATAAAATGGCTCCAAGAATAGCACCAATGACTATGAAGACTAAATTGGAAggtaaatttgaagaatataTGTAGGGGTTTTTCAGTACTGGTATATGAGTTATGGAAAGTGTTGGTTCACCAGTTGATAATGTTGGCATGGCATCTTCTGTGGCATCTCGAGCTACCAAAGTGGGTGTAATTGATAATGTGGTTATATTACTGGCATGTTTATGATGGTGGTGAAGTTCAACTCCAGTGACTTGTTTCGCTATAAGCAAAAGTATAGCGGTGATCATTTTGAAAAGTAACAATTGGGAGGGTGGAAGAGTGAAAGAAATTCAGGAAGTAAAAAAGGAACGTAATTTGAATCTGACCTcttcaaaaaaatctaagaaaaagaaagtttgAAAACTCAATGCATTATATAGATTCAACatcatttgatgattttagATCGTAGAGATGTAGTTACGAAATAACCATGTGTTCAATCTCAAATGAAATTTAATTCAAGTAACGTTTCTTAAAGTATTTGGATTGTGCATCAAACCCatatattcaaataattttttttataaaaaagaCGTGTTTATGTGTATAGGGGTTGAGGGTCGGGGCTAAAGTTTCCAAAAGAATGTTTCTCTAAATATAGACCCTTCTACAACATACACAATATAGcaatcaaatcatattGTGAGAGCTTAATCTGTGTGTAGTAGAATAATACCAACGACTCTATTCTCtgtttattttcttctgaAAGAGAGTATATACGTATTGTTATTAGACTGTCCCACGATTACTCTATTGAGATTGTGATATCTTTCCAATAGAGATTATTGGGAACTGTTCTCTATCTGCAGAAGTtgcaaaaacaaaaacagaaGAAAATTTGAGGCGCgtaaaaatttttatttaacGGAATTCggaaaaatttcaatttcttgattgtACGTGTCTATGTGATACCCCCCCTTCATCTTTCGCCCTTCCAATATCAAAACACCAATCCTTTATCTAAAATGCACTTGCTTGGTGTGTGCATATTCCTTTTCACACTGCAGTATCaatctatttttttatgtTGAAACAAagtgtatatatattacaAGGTACAAAATTTTACTCTACAGCATATagtatataataataagcTAAGAAACAACTCCCTCTCCCGATTTTAGAATCTCCAATTTTCATCAGCTGATTCAATAGCCCAAATGAACTTTTCTCTTAAAGTTTTggtaaataatttttcaataggaacatcaaattttttagaAAACATAACAATTAATCTTGGatcaatataattcatttttgaaGTTCCTAAAGAAACTTCAGAATTATCttctttatcttttaattgaattgaaacattaagaattttattttcaagagtttcaatttgttgttttaatttttcaacgGTAGCATTTTTGGTGACTATTGGTTTACcagttttcaattctttttgatattctttttctaattcatcaattttatctaATTTATCTTTTATATCTGATTCAGTTAATAATGGTTTACCTTcaagtttcaatttttcattatcacgttctaatttttttttagctTGTTCTCGTTGTCTTTTAATTATAGTATGATGAATATGTTCAATATCTTCTTTgattaaatcatcaatttcttcaaaatatttcggatctttcttttttaatttggGTTCTAATTGTAAAATCATCTTCTTTAATCTAATCTTTTGCCACAtgaattcttttaatttgtcATTAATTCTCTGAACACTATCACCATGGGTTTTACTGACCGTACGCTGGTGATTACATAAAATAGCCACCGTTCTATTGGCAGCATTGAATTTAGCCACTTTTTCCGCCACTGTAccttcattttcaattatatcaatttgATCTTGCATGGTTTTCGAGGCATTATATGTACGGAAAACTTTTGCTGTTAATCCTTTCATataattttgtaattgtcGATTGACTAATGAAGGGTTTATACgatcaaataaatcatcacCAGGTTGTTTAGGagattttttgaaaattcgtagatttttgaaaacttgtttatcaacttcaacttcttgATAAAATCTAATTGAATCTTTACCCAAAAAATCGAAAATAACCTTGTTGGGTGGTTTTAAAGTTACATGTTCATATCGTAatgaacaacaaccaacGGTATCGGCTTCATCCTCACCTTTTTCACCACCAGCCCTCAATGCAAAAACATCAATAAGATACATAGCCGTGGCCATTTGTCTATCTTGCATTTTCTCTGATTTTAACATTTTGGTATAATCTTTTCTAATAGAATCAACGTGATCTCTTAATTTTCTCGCcgtttcaaattttttgaaatcgGATTGACCTTTAACTGAAGAATTATTAGCAAATCTAACGTATTTCAATGAATcagaaatattttctttccaCATGGCTAACCAAGTGACTTCATTATCATGTCTAATTTCCCCCCATTGATGGCCTGCAGGTGGTTCAGGTATTTTAGCATCTTTACCTAAATTCAAAGTCACTTGTTCCGGCACTACTCGACGTTTTAATTTCCCAGTTTTAGGATGTGCACCACGACCACGGAATAAACCTGGAGGTTCAATACGGAAATTCCCCACTAATTCTTTTCTACCATTAAGATAACAAGTCCTATAaggttcttcttctttttctttttcttctttgattcttttcttttcttcccTACTCATGGCCTTTTTCTCTTCAcgtaatttttcaaaatgagCATACATTTTACTAAAatctaatttttcaaattttttaatttcaacaccacaaccaccacattcttttaaaacttccaaaaaatcattgaaaaaattcttttggAAAACTGGGTTTTTAGCATGATCAGTTTCTAACATTGCTCCATAAAATCCGGCAACTTCTTCTGCTTCTGGAGGTAAATTAACTGGTTTATTgttataatataatttgaCATGAGATGGTAATGGTTCATATGGTGGTGGGAACATAACACCGTTATGTTCTAGTGTTTGCCATTTGATATAACCATCACCTTCCTCTTCTTGATTCACTTCCCACCATTTGTACCCTTGATCTTCTTCAGGAGTTTCAGATTTAACCGATGCTTGTGAATCTGATTGAGTTTTGGATTCTTCTTTCACTTTAGTGCTTGTGGCTTTAGATTCCTTCTTGACTGTagttttctctttcttaACTTTGGTGTCCTTTTTAGATGTAGATTTGGATTTATTGGCACTTTTAGGTTCCTTTTTAACTTTAGTTTCGGTTTTaacttgtttttttgcTCTACCATTAGAcaattttctctttttcaatgGGACTtcgtcttcatcttcttcataaTCAGATTCAACCCTCTTTTTCCTGGATTTTTTAGCTAAAGGgatatcatcatcttcatcgtcTTCATAAGTGGAAGCTGAAGTGATCGAGGATGATTTTTTAGCGAGTCTAGACAAGGCAATGTCTTCTTCGTCTGATGAACTCATAGGAATTATGCTATATGAACGAACAAATAATGGATTTAAATAACGGAATACTcttggtggtgatgataagaaaaataatctgtttttattattacaacCAAACTGATGAGTAAATTGATGGAAATTGTTCTTACTTGATTTGCAAAACAAATTCCGTGATAAATTTagtaataatgatattgttcttgaattgttttttgGTTATAAGTTATAAAATTACTTTCTATTTTTGCCCAATTGCTAATGAGATGTGTGGtgaaattaatgatgaaaaacttttttatatataaaagaagaagaaatgaaaattgtAATTTTGGATTGtttgtcaaaaaaaaaaaattttgtgaAGGTCGCAAGGTTATATTTAGTGATTGAAAGAtgaaagatgaagatgaaagaTGAGGTGTAATAGAATGTGGGAGACATCATTCTCAATAGTAAAAATGATTAACGTCGCGCCTAAAACcatcaccaaaaaaatagttgGGTCGTGTGAGTGGGGAGAAACAGAAGTTAGttggtatttttttgaCCGTGTTTGAGGAATTCTTGTAAGACGTGTCTTTGTACGGATTATAGCCAATGATAGTgtgaaacaacaactattGTTTTAGTTGgaacaatatcaattagTCAATAGAATTTTGCTATTAAGGAAATTAATAAactaatttgattaaatcaTAGCAAATATGTGGGAGGAGATTGAATGAATAAGTGTTGGGTTATTTTGATACCCATCTTTCAACCCAAAACATCTCTTTCCCCCTTTAATCCATCAAAAATTCGTATCTCGTAtatttttgaagaaaagTAACCTAATATTGTTTGTAGATTATTTTGCAATAATTTTGGCACCAAATTTTActcaaaaaattaatatacTTTAAAGCTTAGATGGATTagattgaagaagaattatcaataacaatagcaattttttaaatcgAAGATCTTGGATAGTGGTAGATAAATTAGTTGCACCCAAACAATGAACATGTCTTTTAATA includes:
- a CDS encoding uncharacterized protein (Protein with a predicted thioredoxin-like domain; Hap43-repressed; induced by prostaglandins); translated protein: MDIEERLEKAEQSDSPSLVGSSIRSADDSTHKNYIHPEKYKSSKDINKLKRYSKLNSAITASLDDLINEGALLGSEADFDKFLDQDGSVKTDAQYTPEKKVASEETDDVTSTKGDEVEVLKTQKEDKKAQVAESSPQKSSSDEKSSETESSVIESEPEISSTEDTATDNVGGKTAASSFYKQEDYSTPNLSEFQLEHDIKDHKELIDHVQSYDLQKLPNSNSSFNSKFRKDEEVVSATSSQPTLLSPAQQQRLEGGLHTPFFHTERPRSRSRSANPTSTTRDRSSSRNSTGSRKPHLARGDSYKSTHEEEPSKYELPADLAQEVDEAKEEEEPDERRSRQSKPTMGESIAAAEAKAEALGKAADPAFEADTPLTRDPSLVTTGDYTNFEVDTPKKEIPLSDNFYTARSASATNYLRSISRSRSAARNASSVVGKDEKNDSSTDALVREGALISDDPYSTIEQLDTMVEEVLHIGDNTLTSDTKSTDTKDSEKEKFVAEPKSVDKTKELETKTSEKSEESKESGVEKLKEFDTEKEISVEESKKVDDNDETDLKESKETKVEKASDKPITHEELIDEDIEKAKHQSNEKDDANTDVLAEEGALVNEDDYDLVDKKELEKEGITTEEEAPLNIKEKKSEKTVQEDVLESSVKKDDEKPILDVESKEAKKAADDEEKAASEQPPSDIVEKSSKETEEKETDETTKEELPVGTKVEDSEKDTTTLKSEVEELEKSEEQPLDIKKKEVVETKDDVATEKSKDVEQAVSSTTKETTKPEVLETEKPKPAVADDDDLDDLDISPEEIRKHLESQPVYIFTSLAGGMQVILRSNNLAAILQGNGIKFEYRDLGTDEEAKKIWKRQANGKTLPGVVRGDDYIGNWQEIEDANEEYRLRELLYETL
- a CDS encoding uncharacterized protein (Putative mitochondrial intermembrane space protein; colony morphology-related gene regulation by Ssn6; regulated by Sef1, Sfu1, and Hap43; Spider biofilm repressed; rat catheter biofilm induced), with protein sequence MPRQRRSAPAPRQQTRSAHTAAAPAHHAPPQSYPSAHPAQPVQTQSSQPGLFGQMASTAAGVAVGSTIGHTLGAGITGLFGGSSSSAPVEAAPQQQQVAAYQQQQTQEQAKHCDADARNFTRCLEDNGGNMQICDYYLQQLKACQEASRQY
- a CDS encoding uncharacterized protein (Protein of unknown function; Spider biofilm induced) → MIRNSIKSIKLNSIVASRTTTTTRLVHSSSRILAKGDSSTIDSYRLPSQTSINEWEFKYDFIPKTSEPKVPPLTKEAVKQDIAHEKAKSVERELFAKESNSSIKVEANDAKVVHGGESVAAEPVLKEDTGSAPIDVSTPKSNINVSSSTTSTKPKKSANHDKYVQSSINPNINSGNVVNLSEGEVDHKTESVDKQSPVVEDIEHDNLTYQGEIKKESSGAGLGIFALLGLGGAGYYYYSSTSKK
- a CDS encoding pheromone-regulated protein (Ortholog of S. cerevisiae : PRM5, C. dubliniensis CD36 : Cd36_60980, C. parapsilosis CDC317 : CPAR2_603060, Candida tenuis NRRL Y-1498 : CANTEDRAFT_113703 and Debaryomyces hansenii CBS767 : DEHA2F10032g), coding for MITAILLLIAKQVTGVELHHHHKHASNITTLSITPTLVARDATEDAMPTLSTGEPTLSITHIPVSKNPYIYSSNLPSNLVFIVIGAILGAILLSIILYRITAHFKYNRQAMNEKETYYTNLTEILNQKGTPYSRNSSILDLSNSNNNTTDLSSSSTSSNQGRSYRDSVLGNNKPMMTNKPSRNSMFISPTMDLKTFELPLYQKQHSTSSASLILRYNNDSSTIVSTAFDEKSRITTTSTTVDGNESSINGSTINGSYLENGKLAPPPPKRVVRAPSLYLEDLLNDKSKDDKEEEGV
- the TOP1 gene encoding DNA topoisomerase 1 (DNA topoisomerase I; required for wild-type growth and for wild-type mouse virulence; sensitive to camptothecin; induced upon adherence to polystyrene; rat catheter biofilm induced), translating into MSSSDEEDIALSRLAKKSSSITSASTYEDDEDDDIPLAKKSRKKRVESDYEEDEDEVPLKKRKLSNGRAKKQVKTETKVKKEPKSANKSKSTSKKDTKVKKEKTTVKKESKATSTKVKEESKTQSDSQASVKSETPEEDQGYKWWEVNQEEEGDGYIKWQTLEHNGVMFPPPYEPLPSHVKLYYNNKPVNLPPEAEEVAGFYGAMLETDHAKNPVFQKNFFNDFLEVLKECGGCGVEIKKFEKLDFSKMYAHFEKLREEKKAMSREEKKRIKEEKEKEEEPYRTCYLNGRKELVGNFRIEPPGLFRGRGAHPKTGKLKRRVVPEQVTLNLGKDAKIPEPPAGHQWGEIRHDNEVTWLAMWKENISDSLKYVRFANNSSVKGQSDFKKFETARKLRDHVDSIRKDYTKMLKSEKMQDRQMATAMYLIDVFALRAGGEKGEDEADTVGCCSLRYEHVTLKPPNKVIFDFLGKDSIRFYQEVEVDKQVFKNLRIFKKSPKQPGDDLFDRINPSLVNRQLQNYMKGLTAKVFRTYNASKTMQDQIDIIENEGTVAEKVAKFNAANRTVAILCNHQRTVSKTHGDSVQRINDKLKEFMWQKIRLKKMILQLEPKLKKKDPKYFEEIDDLIKEDIEHIHHTIIKRQREQAKKKLERDNEKLKLEGKPLLTESDIKDKLDKIDELEKEYQKELKTGKPIVTKNATVEKLKQQIETLENKILNVSIQLKDKEDNSEVSLGTSKMNYIDPRLIVMFSKKFDVPIEKLFTKTLREKFIWAIESADENWRF